In the Micromonospora narathiwatensis genome, one interval contains:
- a CDS encoding carbohydrate ABC transporter permease, whose protein sequence is MSVNANPAGADVAAGTERTAGRHATVPAQRTRRRTKPPLSENKRAERRLGWLLCAPAALVMLLVTAYPILYSGWLSLQRFDLRFPDQREFVGLDNYATVLTNQFWWTAFGVTALITVVTVAVELVLGMGLALVMHRTLVGRGIVRTAALIPYGIVTVVAAFSWRYAWTPGTGYLANLFDGGAPLTERASSLAIIMLAEIWKTTPFMALLLMAGLALVPEDLLKAAATDGATGWQRFTKVMLPVMKPAILVALLFRTLDAFRVFDNIFILTAGGNETSSVSMLAYNNLIRGLNLGIGSTMSVLIFISVAIIAFVFVKLFGTAAPGSDDGERR, encoded by the coding sequence ATGAGCGTGAACGCGAATCCGGCCGGCGCGGACGTCGCCGCCGGGACCGAACGCACCGCGGGGCGGCACGCGACGGTGCCGGCGCAGCGGACCCGCCGCCGGACGAAGCCGCCGCTGAGCGAGAACAAGCGGGCCGAACGGCGCCTCGGCTGGCTGCTCTGCGCGCCGGCCGCGCTGGTCATGCTGCTGGTCACCGCGTATCCGATCCTGTACTCGGGCTGGCTGTCGTTGCAGCGCTTCGACCTGCGCTTCCCGGACCAGCGCGAGTTCGTCGGGCTGGACAACTACGCCACCGTGCTGACCAACCAGTTCTGGTGGACCGCGTTCGGGGTCACCGCCCTGATCACCGTGGTCACCGTCGCGGTGGAACTGGTGCTCGGCATGGGGCTGGCGCTGGTCATGCACCGGACGCTGGTCGGGCGGGGCATCGTGCGTACGGCGGCGCTGATCCCGTACGGCATCGTCACGGTGGTCGCCGCGTTCTCCTGGCGGTACGCGTGGACGCCGGGCACCGGTTACCTGGCGAACCTCTTCGACGGCGGTGCGCCGTTGACCGAGCGGGCCAGCTCGCTGGCGATCATCATGCTGGCCGAGATCTGGAAGACCACGCCGTTCATGGCCCTGCTGCTGATGGCGGGCCTGGCGTTGGTGCCGGAGGACCTGCTCAAGGCGGCCGCGACCGACGGCGCGACGGGCTGGCAGCGGTTCACCAAGGTGATGTTGCCGGTGATGAAGCCGGCGATCCTGGTCGCGCTGCTGTTCCGGACCCTGGACGCGTTCCGGGTCTTCGACAACATCTTCATCCTGACCGCGGGGGGCAACGAGACGTCCTCGGTGTCGATGCTCGCCTACAACAACCTGATCCGCGGGTTGAACCTCGGCATCGGCTCGACGATGTCGGTGCTGATCTTCATCAGCGTGGCGATCATCGCCTTCGTCTTCGTGAAACTGTTCGGCACCGCCGCCCCCGGCAGCGACGACGGGGAGAGGCGCTGA
- a CDS encoding ABC transporter substrate-binding protein, giving the protein MTTDPDATAHRRRPARRAAAVAALALVAPLAACGSGGDGGAPTINLYYPPEQNLQKVVDDCNAQAQGRYRIVYRVLPRQADDQRVQLVRRLAARDSGMDVLGLDVTWTQEFASAHWIREWTGQDKAEAEQGTLAGPLDTARYEGRLYAAPKNTNVQLLWYRTDLVSEPPKTWDEMISAAQRLKEQGKPYQVLTMGAQYEGLVVLYNTLAESAGGKILSDDGKRAVLDEGAVKALDQLRKLATSGVTSPSFSNATEDPVRLEFQSGGGAFEVNWPFVYPAMQEAAPEMAKKVKWARVPGIDANTPSKVTIGGVNLAVSAYSKHPTESFEAARCLRDAEHQKFSAVNDGVPPTIERVYDDPEMDKAYPMRETILAELREPAVRPLTPAYQSISTVMSAMLSPPSAIRPEQTADDLRKAIADALESKGVLP; this is encoded by the coding sequence ATGACGACAGACCCCGACGCGACCGCGCACCGGCGGCGGCCGGCCAGACGTGCGGCGGCGGTCGCCGCGTTGGCGCTGGTGGCCCCGTTGGCGGCCTGCGGGTCCGGCGGCGACGGCGGTGCGCCGACCATCAACCTGTACTACCCGCCGGAGCAGAACCTCCAGAAGGTCGTCGACGACTGCAACGCCCAGGCCCAGGGCCGCTACCGGATCGTCTACCGGGTGCTGCCGCGGCAGGCCGACGACCAGCGGGTGCAGCTGGTGCGCCGGCTGGCCGCGCGGGACAGCGGGATGGACGTGCTCGGCCTCGACGTCACCTGGACCCAGGAGTTCGCCAGCGCGCACTGGATCCGGGAGTGGACCGGTCAGGACAAGGCGGAGGCGGAGCAGGGCACGCTGGCCGGCCCGCTGGACACCGCCCGGTACGAGGGCAGGCTCTACGCCGCGCCGAAGAACACCAACGTCCAGCTGCTGTGGTACCGCACCGATCTGGTGTCGGAGCCGCCGAAGACCTGGGACGAGATGATCTCCGCCGCACAGCGGCTGAAGGAGCAGGGCAAGCCTTACCAGGTGCTCACCATGGGCGCCCAGTACGAGGGTCTGGTCGTCCTCTACAACACCCTCGCGGAGAGCGCCGGCGGGAAGATCCTCAGCGACGACGGCAAGCGGGCGGTGCTGGACGAAGGTGCCGTCAAGGCCCTCGACCAGCTGCGCAAGCTCGCGACGTCGGGGGTGACGTCGCCGTCGTTCAGCAACGCCACCGAGGATCCGGTACGGCTGGAGTTCCAGTCCGGCGGCGGTGCCTTCGAGGTCAACTGGCCCTTCGTCTATCCGGCGATGCAGGAGGCGGCGCCGGAGATGGCGAAGAAGGTGAAGTGGGCGCGGGTGCCCGGCATCGACGCGAACACCCCGAGCAAGGTCACCATCGGCGGTGTGAACCTGGCGGTCAGCGCCTACTCGAAGCACCCGACGGAGTCCTTCGAGGCGGCCCGGTGTCTGCGCGACGCCGAGCACCAGAAGTTCTCCGCGGTCAACGACGGTGTGCCGCCGACCATCGAGCGGGTCTACGACGACCCGGAGATGGACAAGGCGTACCCGATGAGGGAGACCATCCTGGCGGAGCTGAGGGAGCCGGCGGTCCGGCCGCTGACCCCGGCCTACCAGAGCATCTCCACAGTCATGTCGGCGATGCTGTCGCCGCCGTCGGCGATCCGGCCCGAGCAGACCGCCGACGACCTGCGCAAGGCGATCGCCGACGCCCTCGAGTCGAAGGGGGTCCTGCCGTGA
- a CDS encoding VOC family protein, with protein sequence MIARFKDLCMDAADAHHLGAFWAGVLDGDLVDTGDGDTRIDPRAATSKAESIWVNRVPEPRTGKTRVHLDLRLAEPERAALLAAGARLVREPDAEINWWVLADPEGNQFGAFRPRGDARPGVLALVVDSADPAGQATWWAGVVGGRVETTAEGAASLVDADGFPWERWVFDPVPERKRVKNRVHWDVDLTGPDPTALIAAGATLLREPDDRIPWWVLADPEGNEFCAFAPRPTQ encoded by the coding sequence ATGATCGCGCGCTTCAAGGACCTGTGCATGGACGCCGCCGACGCCCACCACCTCGGCGCCTTCTGGGCCGGCGTCCTCGACGGTGACCTGGTCGACACCGGCGACGGCGACACCCGGATCGATCCCCGGGCGGCCACCAGCAAGGCCGAGTCGATCTGGGTCAACAGGGTGCCCGAACCGCGCACCGGCAAGACCCGGGTCCACCTGGACCTGCGCCTCGCCGAGCCGGAGCGGGCCGCGCTGCTGGCCGCCGGCGCGCGGCTGGTCCGCGAGCCGGACGCGGAGATCAACTGGTGGGTGCTGGCCGACCCGGAGGGCAACCAGTTCGGTGCGTTCCGGCCACGCGGGGACGCCCGGCCCGGCGTCCTCGCGCTGGTCGTCGACAGCGCCGACCCGGCGGGCCAGGCGACCTGGTGGGCCGGGGTGGTCGGCGGCCGGGTGGAGACCACCGCGGAGGGCGCCGCCTCGCTGGTGGACGCGGACGGCTTCCCCTGGGAGCGCTGGGTCTTCGATCCGGTGCCGGAACGCAAGCGGGTGAAGAACCGGGTGCACTGGGACGTCGACCTGACCGGCCCGGACCCCACCGCGCTGATCGCCGCGGGCGCGACCCTGCTGCGCGAGCCCGACGACCGGATCCCCTGGTGGGTGCTGGCGGACCCGGAGGGCAACGAGTTCTGCGCCTTCGCGCCGCGTCCCACCCAGTGA
- a CDS encoding RusA family crossover junction endodeoxyribonuclease has product MQDTRALALTFEVSGLPPVKTEALSIFAAGHRQAARVRALLQAACTAAQHTGWTPLGGPVEVDVTLRCPPGHRTSDASTLLGGVCAVLQDKKRVANIGLAHLGVLVDVALYDDDRQIRRLSYAEEPAEEFSYQVRVAAVPAAV; this is encoded by the coding sequence GTGCAGGACACCCGCGCTCTCGCCCTGACGTTCGAGGTAAGCGGCCTGCCCCCGGTCAAGACCGAGGCCCTGTCCATCTTCGCCGCCGGGCACCGGCAAGCGGCGAGGGTCCGCGCCCTGCTCCAGGCCGCCTGCACGGCGGCCCAGCACACCGGGTGGACCCCGCTCGGCGGTCCCGTCGAAGTGGACGTGACCCTGCGCTGCCCGCCCGGGCACCGCACCTCCGACGCCAGCACCCTGCTGGGCGGAGTCTGCGCGGTGCTCCAGGACAAGAAGCGGGTGGCGAACATCGGCCTGGCCCACCTCGGGGTGCTGGTCGACGTCGCCCTCTACGACGACGACCGGCAGATCCGCCGGCTGTCGTACGCCGAGGAGCCGGCGGAGGAATTCTCGTACCAGGTCCGGGTGGCCGCCGTACCGGCGGCGGTTTGA
- a CDS encoding AfsR/SARP family transcriptional regulator — MKLGIRLLGSVELYVDGELVPLGAAKRRAVLAGLALDANRPVSLSRLAEMVWADAPPASAVANLRTHAAALRRALGERLIARPHAYELRVAPDELDVTEFQRLAGEGRALLATEDFASAIAALTAALAHWRGASGDGLPQGTALDNRWASLDEQRLQVFEELAEARLSVGEHGPMLAELRTHLAAHPLRERAWAQLMLALYRCGDALAALNVYQDARTILDQQLGIEPGGELAGLHRAVLDRAPELSYAPPATPTVTVPAPAVEVRPTVGWTVPRELPADLVPFVGRTRETADVVAGLTNSAPPAVAVSGMAGIGKTALAVRAAHVVAADFPDGQVFVDLGYQPSLSGDDVVARILRAVGVDADEIPERTGERAGRLRSLLAGCRVLLIVDGVTNAAQVRPLVPAVPGPALIVVGQRCLRGLDGVCRVTLGGLPATEGHTLLDALGGAERLAAAPADAAALVRLCAGSPLALRIAASRLARRPTASVADLVAQLRDDLLDWLTDDDLSVRDRLDLGYAALCADDELIGQVFVLLGSAPEEATAPHTTAARLGVSVERVRQALEKLLDAHLVCVDESGGYRLPPLVCDYAAELAEPPAPSMLHPLPAWPAGPVPMTPVRVQRPARSA, encoded by the coding sequence ATGAAACTGGGGATTCGGCTTCTGGGGTCGGTGGAGCTATACGTCGACGGTGAATTGGTGCCGCTCGGCGCCGCGAAGCGACGCGCGGTCCTCGCCGGGCTGGCACTGGACGCCAACCGGCCCGTGTCGCTCAGCCGGCTGGCGGAGATGGTCTGGGCCGACGCCCCGCCGGCGTCCGCCGTGGCGAATCTGCGTACCCACGCCGCGGCGCTGCGCCGCGCCCTGGGTGAGCGCCTGATCGCCCGCCCGCACGCTTACGAGCTGCGGGTGGCGCCGGACGAGCTGGACGTCACCGAGTTCCAGCGGCTCGCCGGGGAGGGCCGTGCCCTGCTGGCCACGGAGGACTTCGCCAGTGCCATCGCGGCGCTGACCGCGGCACTGGCCCACTGGCGCGGGGCGTCGGGTGACGGTCTGCCGCAGGGTACGGCGCTGGACAACCGCTGGGCCAGCCTCGACGAGCAGCGACTCCAGGTCTTCGAGGAACTGGCCGAGGCGCGGCTGTCCGTCGGAGAACACGGACCCATGTTGGCCGAGCTGCGTACCCACCTCGCCGCCCACCCCCTGCGGGAGCGGGCCTGGGCTCAGCTCATGCTTGCCCTCTACCGCTGCGGGGACGCCCTGGCCGCGCTCAACGTCTATCAGGACGCCCGGACGATCCTCGACCAGCAACTCGGCATCGAGCCCGGCGGGGAGCTGGCGGGCCTGCACCGCGCCGTGCTCGACCGGGCGCCGGAGCTCTCGTACGCCCCACCGGCCACCCCGACCGTCACCGTGCCGGCGCCGGCCGTCGAGGTGCGGCCCACCGTCGGCTGGACCGTGCCGCGGGAGCTGCCGGCGGACCTGGTCCCCTTCGTCGGACGTACCCGGGAGACCGCCGACGTCGTGGCGGGGCTGACCAACTCGGCGCCGCCCGCCGTGGCCGTCAGTGGTATGGCTGGCATCGGCAAGACGGCGCTGGCCGTCCGGGCGGCGCACGTGGTCGCCGCGGACTTCCCCGACGGTCAGGTCTTTGTCGACCTGGGCTACCAGCCTTCGCTCAGCGGGGACGACGTGGTGGCCCGGATCCTGCGCGCGGTCGGCGTCGACGCCGACGAGATCCCCGAGCGGACCGGCGAGCGGGCGGGCCGGCTGCGTTCCCTGCTCGCCGGATGTCGCGTCCTGCTCATCGTTGACGGGGTCACGAACGCCGCCCAGGTCCGTCCGCTCGTACCCGCCGTTCCGGGGCCTGCTCTGATCGTCGTCGGCCAGCGCTGCCTGCGCGGCCTCGACGGGGTGTGCCGCGTCACGCTCGGCGGCCTGCCCGCCACCGAGGGCCACACGCTGCTCGACGCGCTCGGAGGCGCCGAGCGGCTCGCCGCCGCGCCGGCCGACGCCGCCGCACTGGTCCGGCTCTGCGCCGGCTCGCCGCTGGCGCTGCGGATCGCCGCCTCCCGGCTGGCCCGTCGGCCCACGGCGTCGGTGGCCGACCTGGTCGCTCAACTGCGGGACGACCTGCTGGACTGGCTGACCGACGACGACCTGTCGGTGCGGGACCGGCTCGACCTCGGTTACGCGGCCCTGTGCGCCGACGACGAGCTGATCGGCCAGGTCTTCGTGCTGCTGGGGTCCGCGCCCGAGGAGGCGACGGCGCCCCACACGACAGCGGCGCGGCTCGGCGTCTCCGTCGAACGGGTCCGGCAGGCACTGGAGAAGCTGCTGGACGCCCACCTGGTCTGCGTCGACGAGTCCGGTGGCTACCGGCTGCCTCCGCTGGTGTGCGACTACGCCGCCGAGCTGGCGGAGCCGCCGGCTCCCTCGATGCTGCATCCGCTGCCCGCGTGGCCGGCCGGCCCGGTGCCGATGACACCCGTGCGGGTCCAGCGCCCGGCGCGTTCCGCCTGA
- a CDS encoding DUF7919 family protein produces the protein MYYPDLSPYGYNRAEGWCSKALNVGWLAAGEEFTSGSVPAGFLSRLRQWW, from the coding sequence GTGTACTACCCGGATCTCAGTCCTTACGGGTACAACCGGGCCGAGGGCTGGTGTTCGAAGGCTCTCAACGTAGGCTGGTTGGCGGCGGGCGAGGAATTCACGTCCGGCTCGGTGCCGGCAGGGTTCCTGTCGCGGCTACGGCAGTGGTGGTGA